A single Scleropages formosus chromosome 4, fSclFor1.1, whole genome shotgun sequence DNA region contains:
- the rel gene encoding proto-oncogene c-Rel isoform X1 codes for MAASMFPLTGDSHLLVGEPCVQIFEEPKQRGMRFRYKCEGRSAGSIPGRMSTDNNRTYPSIQILNYCGKGKVRVSLVTKSEPYRPHPHDLVGKDCRDGYYEAEFGPDRKVIAFQNLGIQCVRRREVKDAIVQRVNRGINPFNVSREQLLQTEEYDLNVVRLCFQVFLQDQSGHYTRALRPIVSNPIYDNRAPNTAELRICRVNKNSGGVKGGDEIFLLCDKVQKDDIEVRFFTQTWEAKGSFSQADVHRQVAIVFKTPPYFDPSITSPVTVHMQLRRPTDQEVSEPMEFRYLPDDKDPYGCQEKKRRREDLMKVLPTFSGMSSTNRVKLSARTPTTTVKKEPLHMFTKPLISSLMSQTAGGTYSSSAAYQPTPQRPMVAPPPMGQAPLSTNPTWLLPNPAPPVSLDTLQFNTPPPSATPTSVFPGGTGEEHGGSLPQLMEGDLQCLMAEPQAPETPAWGAQQQLLQRLPPVKEPRASWSSYGVPPPQGLLNGSGCPPAPMTLDYLHLMETEEILQPFNPQLVFQAKQETPTSGQDPNPSAALMTSSNCGPSYTPLVPAQPVTNGGALEALRQAGGGASSSPGSTAHNNFGNGVGGETRFDTINWPSFFTE; via the exons ATGGCGG CCTCCATGTTTCCACTGACCGGCGACTCCCACCTCTTAG TGGGAGAGCCCTGCGTTCAGATCTTCGAGGAGCCCAAGCAGAGGGGCATGCGCTTCCGGTACAAGTGTGAGGGACGCTCAGCTGGCAGCATCCCGGGGAGGATGAGCACCGACAACAACAGGACCTACCCCAGCATCCAG ATTCTGAACTACTGTGGGAAAGGCAAAGTGCGGGTTTCCCTGGTGACCAAGAGCGAGCCCTACAGGCCACACCCCCACGACCTGGTGGGCAAGGACTGCCGGGACGGCTACTACGAGGCCGAGTTCGGGCCCGACCGCAAGGTCATTGC GTTCCAGAACCTGGGAATCcagtgtgtgaggaggagggaggtgaaGGATGCCATCGTACAGAGAGTGAACCGCGGCATCAACCCGTTCAACG TATCCCGCGAGCAGCTGCTACAGACGGAGGAGTACGACCTCAACGTGGTGCGGCTCTGCTTCCAGGTGTTCCTGCAGGACCAGTCGGGTCATTACACTCGAGCGCTGAGACCCATCGTCTCCAACCCCATCTACGACAACC GAGCCCCCAACACGGCAGAACTGCGCATTTGTCGTGTCAACAAGAACAGTGGCGGCGTCAAGGGCGGGGATGAGATCTTCCTGCTGTGCGACAAGGTGCAGAAAG ACGACATCGAGGTCCGATTCTTCACTCAGACCTGGGAGGCCAAGGGCTCCTTTTCCCAGGCTGACGTCCACAGGCAGGTGGCCATTGTCTTCAAGACCCCCCCATACTTCGACCCATCCATCACATCCCCCGTGACTGTGCACATGCAGCTGCGCCGTCCCACTGACCAGGAAGTCAGCGAGCCCATGGAATTCCGCTATCTGCCTGATGACAAAG accCCTACGGCTGCCAGGAGAAGAAGCGAAGGAGGGAGGACCTGATGAAGGTATTGCCGACTTTCTCAG GAATGAGCTCCACAAACCGAGTGAAGTTGTCGGCGCGGACTCCCACCACGACCGTGAAAAAAG AGCCACTCCACATGTTCACGAAGCCGCTGATTTCCAGCCTGATGTCTCAGACTGCGGGGGGAACCTACAGCAGCAGCGCGGCATATCAGCCGACTCCACAGCGCCCCATGGTGGCGCCGCCCCCCATGGGCCAAGCGCCGCTCTCCACCAACCCGACGTGGCTGCTGCCCAACCCGGCACCGCCTGTCTCCCTGGACACCCTCCAGTTCAACACGCCCCCCCCTTCGGCGACTCCCACATCGGTGTTCCCGGGAGGCACGGGGGAAGAGCATGGCGGCAGCCTGCCCCAGCTCATGGAGGGGGACCTGCAGTGCCTGATGGCGGAACCCCAGGCTCCGGAGACCCCAGCATGGGGggcccagcagcagctgctccagcgcCTGCCCCCTGTCAAGGAGCCCAGGGCTTCCTGGTCCAGTTACGGCGTCCCGCCCCCCCAGGGCTTGCTGAACGGCAGCGGCTGCCCCCCCGCGCCCATGACCCTCGACTACCTGCACCTCATGGAGACCGAGGAGATTCTGCAGCCCTTCAACCCCCAGCTGGTGTTCCAGGCCAAGCAGGAGACGCCCACGTCGGGACAGGATCCAAACCCCAGTGCGGCCCTCATGACTTCGTCCAACTGTGGCCCGTCTTACACCCCCCTGGTGCCCGCCCAGCCGGTGACCAACGGCGGAGCCCTGGAGGCCCTGAGGCAGGCTGGTGGGGGGGCGTCCAGCAGCCCCGGTTCCACCGCACACAATAACTTTGGCAACGGGGTTGGCGGCGAGACTCGGTTTGACACCATCAACTGGCCGTCGTTCTTCACAGAATGA
- the rel gene encoding proto-oncogene c-Rel isoform X2, whose amino-acid sequence MFPLTGDSHLLVGEPCVQIFEEPKQRGMRFRYKCEGRSAGSIPGRMSTDNNRTYPSIQILNYCGKGKVRVSLVTKSEPYRPHPHDLVGKDCRDGYYEAEFGPDRKVIAFQNLGIQCVRRREVKDAIVQRVNRGINPFNVSREQLLQTEEYDLNVVRLCFQVFLQDQSGHYTRALRPIVSNPIYDNRAPNTAELRICRVNKNSGGVKGGDEIFLLCDKVQKDDIEVRFFTQTWEAKGSFSQADVHRQVAIVFKTPPYFDPSITSPVTVHMQLRRPTDQEVSEPMEFRYLPDDKDPYGCQEKKRRREDLMKVLPTFSGMSSTNRVKLSARTPTTTVKKEPLHMFTKPLISSLMSQTAGGTYSSSAAYQPTPQRPMVAPPPMGQAPLSTNPTWLLPNPAPPVSLDTLQFNTPPPSATPTSVFPGGTGEEHGGSLPQLMEGDLQCLMAEPQAPETPAWGAQQQLLQRLPPVKEPRASWSSYGVPPPQGLLNGSGCPPAPMTLDYLHLMETEEILQPFNPQLVFQAKQETPTSGQDPNPSAALMTSSNCGPSYTPLVPAQPVTNGGALEALRQAGGGASSSPGSTAHNNFGNGVGGETRFDTINWPSFFTE is encoded by the exons ATGTTTCCACTGACCGGCGACTCCCACCTCTTAG TGGGAGAGCCCTGCGTTCAGATCTTCGAGGAGCCCAAGCAGAGGGGCATGCGCTTCCGGTACAAGTGTGAGGGACGCTCAGCTGGCAGCATCCCGGGGAGGATGAGCACCGACAACAACAGGACCTACCCCAGCATCCAG ATTCTGAACTACTGTGGGAAAGGCAAAGTGCGGGTTTCCCTGGTGACCAAGAGCGAGCCCTACAGGCCACACCCCCACGACCTGGTGGGCAAGGACTGCCGGGACGGCTACTACGAGGCCGAGTTCGGGCCCGACCGCAAGGTCATTGC GTTCCAGAACCTGGGAATCcagtgtgtgaggaggagggaggtgaaGGATGCCATCGTACAGAGAGTGAACCGCGGCATCAACCCGTTCAACG TATCCCGCGAGCAGCTGCTACAGACGGAGGAGTACGACCTCAACGTGGTGCGGCTCTGCTTCCAGGTGTTCCTGCAGGACCAGTCGGGTCATTACACTCGAGCGCTGAGACCCATCGTCTCCAACCCCATCTACGACAACC GAGCCCCCAACACGGCAGAACTGCGCATTTGTCGTGTCAACAAGAACAGTGGCGGCGTCAAGGGCGGGGATGAGATCTTCCTGCTGTGCGACAAGGTGCAGAAAG ACGACATCGAGGTCCGATTCTTCACTCAGACCTGGGAGGCCAAGGGCTCCTTTTCCCAGGCTGACGTCCACAGGCAGGTGGCCATTGTCTTCAAGACCCCCCCATACTTCGACCCATCCATCACATCCCCCGTGACTGTGCACATGCAGCTGCGCCGTCCCACTGACCAGGAAGTCAGCGAGCCCATGGAATTCCGCTATCTGCCTGATGACAAAG accCCTACGGCTGCCAGGAGAAGAAGCGAAGGAGGGAGGACCTGATGAAGGTATTGCCGACTTTCTCAG GAATGAGCTCCACAAACCGAGTGAAGTTGTCGGCGCGGACTCCCACCACGACCGTGAAAAAAG AGCCACTCCACATGTTCACGAAGCCGCTGATTTCCAGCCTGATGTCTCAGACTGCGGGGGGAACCTACAGCAGCAGCGCGGCATATCAGCCGACTCCACAGCGCCCCATGGTGGCGCCGCCCCCCATGGGCCAAGCGCCGCTCTCCACCAACCCGACGTGGCTGCTGCCCAACCCGGCACCGCCTGTCTCCCTGGACACCCTCCAGTTCAACACGCCCCCCCCTTCGGCGACTCCCACATCGGTGTTCCCGGGAGGCACGGGGGAAGAGCATGGCGGCAGCCTGCCCCAGCTCATGGAGGGGGACCTGCAGTGCCTGATGGCGGAACCCCAGGCTCCGGAGACCCCAGCATGGGGggcccagcagcagctgctccagcgcCTGCCCCCTGTCAAGGAGCCCAGGGCTTCCTGGTCCAGTTACGGCGTCCCGCCCCCCCAGGGCTTGCTGAACGGCAGCGGCTGCCCCCCCGCGCCCATGACCCTCGACTACCTGCACCTCATGGAGACCGAGGAGATTCTGCAGCCCTTCAACCCCCAGCTGGTGTTCCAGGCCAAGCAGGAGACGCCCACGTCGGGACAGGATCCAAACCCCAGTGCGGCCCTCATGACTTCGTCCAACTGTGGCCCGTCTTACACCCCCCTGGTGCCCGCCCAGCCGGTGACCAACGGCGGAGCCCTGGAGGCCCTGAGGCAGGCTGGTGGGGGGGCGTCCAGCAGCCCCGGTTCCACCGCACACAATAACTTTGGCAACGGGGTTGGCGGCGAGACTCGGTTTGACACCATCAACTGGCCGTCGTTCTTCACAGAATGA